The proteins below come from a single Thermopolyspora flexuosa genomic window:
- a CDS encoding FtsK/SpoIIIE domain-containing protein: protein MTDLWVWGLLAPASVAVGLWVWQRMHPVSFWYLVGFPLRMLMIYGTWRSVASGCGLSRRKRRWRWTFPGLGDEPMAARHVVTLDQRRKLRRVDVERAPRIGLIRPTRQGFQVSIRLHKGQTPEDYVRVLDKLAHAWRVHSVRLASWEPGRIVLVATLTDPLAKVPFPAAPDGLLRVRVGLLDTGEPFVIDFRTVPHWMIVGATQSGKSNLINALFVGLAPQPVALVGFDLKGGVELAPYERRLSALATERAECIALLADLIGVIKDRMALCRTYRVRNIWQPGLPDAERPIPIVLLVDEVAELFLMADKKKEQEEVSALATRLLRVAQIGRAFGIYLVVCGQRIGSDLGSGVTALRAQLTGRICHKVNDEETAKMALGDMDPAALAAARKIPASMPGTSVVIGADGRWRRMRSAYVSENEADAAADTWTHLAPSWEDLTGRASADPVDASDVTPEELAEFSASTSA, encoded by the coding sequence ATGACCGACCTTTGGGTCTGGGGCCTACTGGCACCGGCATCCGTAGCTGTCGGGCTGTGGGTCTGGCAGCGGATGCATCCGGTGTCGTTCTGGTACCTGGTCGGGTTCCCGCTGCGGATGCTGATGATCTACGGCACCTGGCGCTCGGTCGCCTCCGGCTGCGGGCTGTCGCGCCGTAAGCGCCGCTGGCGTTGGACCTTCCCCGGCCTGGGGGATGAGCCGATGGCAGCGCGTCACGTGGTCACCCTTGACCAGCGCCGCAAGCTCCGGCGCGTCGATGTCGAGCGCGCTCCCCGCATCGGGCTGATCCGCCCCACCCGCCAGGGATTCCAAGTCTCGATCCGCCTGCACAAAGGGCAGACTCCCGAGGACTACGTCCGGGTGCTGGACAAGCTCGCCCACGCCTGGCGGGTCCACTCGGTACGGCTGGCCTCGTGGGAACCGGGCCGCATCGTCCTGGTCGCGACGCTCACCGATCCGCTGGCCAAGGTGCCCTTCCCCGCCGCACCCGATGGGCTGCTGCGGGTCCGGGTCGGCCTTCTGGACACCGGTGAGCCGTTCGTCATCGACTTCCGCACCGTGCCGCACTGGATGATCGTCGGCGCGACCCAAAGCGGGAAGTCCAACCTGATCAACGCTCTGTTCGTCGGGCTGGCACCCCAGCCGGTGGCGCTGGTCGGCTTCGACCTCAAGGGCGGCGTGGAGCTGGCACCGTATGAGCGCCGGCTGAGCGCACTGGCCACCGAGCGAGCCGAGTGCATCGCCCTGCTGGCCGACCTGATCGGCGTCATCAAAGACCGCATGGCCTTGTGCCGCACCTACCGGGTGCGCAACATCTGGCAGCCCGGCCTGCCGGATGCCGAGCGCCCGATCCCGATCGTGCTGCTGGTCGACGAGGTCGCCGAGCTGTTCCTGATGGCCGACAAGAAAAAGGAACAGGAGGAGGTCTCGGCCCTGGCAACCCGGCTGCTTCGGGTGGCCCAGATCGGCCGGGCGTTCGGGATCTACCTGGTGGTCTGCGGTCAGCGTATCGGCTCCGACCTCGGCTCGGGCGTGACCGCGCTCCGCGCCCAGCTCACCGGCAGGATCTGCCACAAGGTCAACGACGAGGAAACCGCCAAGATGGCCCTCGGCGACATGGACCCTGCCGCGCTGGCAGCCGCCCGGAAGATCCCGGCCTCCATGCCCGGCACCTCGGTGGTCATCGGCGCCGATGGCCGCTGGCGGCGCATGCGCTCGGCCTACGTGTCCGAGAACGAGGCCGACGCCGCCGCCGACACCTGGACACACCTGGCACCCTCCTGGGAAGACCTCACCGGACGCGCCTCGGCTGACCCGGTGGATGCCAGCGATGTGACCCCCGAGGAACTGGCCGAGTTCTCGGCTTCGACCTCCGCCTGA
- a CDS encoding GntR family transcriptional regulator, translated as MAGPEILARQIDQASDRAVFRQIADHLREAILNGRLRAGDKLPSEAQLMEHYNVARMTVRQAIQELKAEGHVESQHGRGVFVRSRPPVKRLASDRFARRHRKEGKAAFLAESEAVGARADVDMIRVSEVPAPADVAERLKIQTGEIVVSRSRRYLLDGRPVELATSYIPVDLARGTRIMDDNPGPGGIYERLEEQGHQLERFVEDVYTRMPTREEARLLSLGDGTPVFRLIRTAYDVEGRAVEVCDTIMRGDAYQLSYELPAH; from the coding sequence ATGGCGGGCCCTGAGATTCTTGCCCGGCAGATTGACCAGGCAAGTGATCGTGCGGTGTTCCGTCAGATCGCTGACCACCTGCGTGAGGCCATCCTGAACGGCCGTTTGCGCGCGGGTGACAAGCTGCCCTCTGAGGCACAGCTCATGGAGCACTACAACGTGGCCCGCATGACCGTGCGCCAGGCCATTCAGGAGCTCAAGGCGGAAGGGCACGTCGAGTCGCAGCACGGCCGTGGTGTGTTCGTGCGCTCCCGTCCGCCGGTCAAGCGGTTGGCCTCGGATCGCTTCGCTCGACGTCACCGCAAAGAGGGCAAGGCGGCTTTCTTGGCCGAATCGGAGGCCGTGGGCGCGAGAGCAGACGTCGACATGATCCGGGTGAGCGAGGTGCCGGCGCCCGCCGATGTCGCCGAACGTCTCAAGATTCAGACGGGTGAGATCGTCGTTTCCCGGAGTCGGCGCTACCTGCTCGATGGTCGGCCGGTGGAGCTTGCCACGTCGTACATCCCCGTGGACTTGGCGCGCGGTACCCGGATCATGGATGACAACCCCGGGCCCGGCGGGATCTACGAGAGACTCGAAGAGCAGGGGCATCAGCTGGAACGCTTCGTGGAAGACGTGTACACGCGAATGCCCACGCGTGAAGAGGCCCGGTTGTTGTCCCTCGGTGATGGCACTCCAGTTTTCCGGCTGATCCGTACAGCCTATGACGTCGAAGGTCGCGCCGTGGAGGTTTGTGACACGATCATGCGCGGCGACGCCTATCAGCTCTCCTACGAACTTCCCGCGCACTAA
- a CDS encoding NUDIX hydrolase produces MSVAGVIVDDRGRVLLTQRADNGQWQAPGGVLEISEGITEGLRREVLEETGLTVEPVALTGVYKNMARGIIALVFRCKATGGSLTLNDEVRDFHWATPDEVSEMVTEAFAVRVLDALHDGTPAIREHDGTHLV; encoded by the coding sequence GTGAGCGTCGCGGGGGTCATCGTCGATGACCGTGGCCGCGTGCTGCTGACCCAACGCGCCGACAACGGCCAGTGGCAGGCACCCGGTGGTGTGTTGGAGATCTCAGAAGGGATCACTGAGGGCCTGCGTCGCGAGGTTCTCGAGGAGACGGGTCTCACCGTGGAACCGGTCGCCCTCACCGGTGTCTACAAGAACATGGCTCGAGGCATCATCGCTCTGGTCTTCAGATGCAAGGCGACGGGCGGAAGCCTCACGCTGAACGACGAGGTCCGGGACTTCCATTGGGCCACGCCCGATGAGGTGTCAGAGATGGTCACGGAGGCCTTCGCAGTCCGCGTACTGGACGCATTGCACGACGGCACGCCCGCCATCAGAGAGCACGACGGCACGCACCTCGTCTAA
- a CDS encoding GNAT family N-acetyltransferase, with translation MARTATVHDIPELVRLRSLLFDDLGGDFFKPPNAGDDWREALARVLEHKLADPDCRILVVDGDTGLAACGVGVIEQWLPGPHLANGRIGHVFGMVTDPAYRRRGHAREIMLGLLDWFREREVARVDLTASREAEALYRELGFSEHPDPLLCWKP, from the coding sequence ATGGCGCGAACGGCGACAGTGCACGACATCCCGGAGCTCGTCCGCCTCCGGTCGCTGCTCTTCGACGACCTCGGCGGCGACTTCTTCAAGCCTCCGAACGCCGGTGACGACTGGCGCGAGGCCCTGGCGCGGGTGCTCGAGCACAAGCTGGCCGACCCGGACTGCCGGATCCTCGTGGTGGACGGCGACACCGGGCTGGCCGCGTGCGGCGTCGGCGTGATCGAACAGTGGCTGCCCGGTCCTCACCTCGCCAACGGGCGGATCGGTCACGTCTTCGGCATGGTCACCGACCCGGCGTACCGGCGGCGCGGGCACGCGCGGGAGATCATGCTCGGCCTGCTCGACTGGTTCCGCGAGCGCGAGGTGGCCCGGGTCGACCTCACCGCCTCCCGCGAGGCCGAGGCGCTGTACCGGGAGCTCGGCTTCTCCGAGCATCCCGATCCCCTGCTGTGCTGGAAGCCCTGA
- a CDS encoding SAM-dependent methyltransferase has protein sequence MSLRFHEIAEGGHRILNPLTDAKLDLLGRIARLRPGMRLLDLGCGKGEMLCRWAADHGIEGVGIDISRVFLDAARRRAEELGVTDRVRFELGDAADHRAEPEAFDVVSCLGATWIGGDVRGTIALMLPPLKQDGILLVGEPYWVDEPPPGAAEALGLAPGAHLSLAGTFDRFEACGLEVLEMVLADPDDWDRYVASQWWTLSDWIRVNPDDPDIERVREFLARCRRSHIEYGRRYLGWGVFVLRRR, from the coding sequence ATGTCGCTCAGATTCCATGAGATCGCCGAGGGCGGTCACCGCATCCTCAACCCGCTCACCGACGCGAAGCTCGACCTCCTGGGCCGGATCGCCCGGCTGCGGCCCGGCATGCGGCTGCTCGACCTCGGCTGCGGGAAGGGCGAGATGCTCTGCCGGTGGGCCGCCGACCACGGGATCGAGGGGGTCGGGATCGACATCAGCCGGGTCTTCCTGGACGCGGCCCGCCGCCGGGCGGAGGAGCTCGGGGTCACCGATCGGGTCAGGTTCGAGCTCGGCGACGCCGCGGACCACCGGGCCGAGCCGGAGGCGTTCGACGTCGTGTCCTGCCTCGGGGCCACCTGGATCGGGGGCGATGTGCGGGGCACGATCGCGCTCATGCTCCCGCCGCTCAAGCAGGACGGCATCCTGCTCGTCGGCGAGCCGTACTGGGTGGACGAGCCTCCTCCCGGCGCGGCCGAGGCGCTCGGCCTCGCGCCGGGCGCCCACCTGTCGCTCGCCGGGACGTTCGACCGGTTCGAGGCGTGCGGCCTCGAGGTGCTGGAGATGGTCCTCGCCGATCCCGACGACTGGGACCGGTACGTGGCGAGCCAGTGGTGGACGCTGAGCGACTGGATCCGCGTCAACCCCGACGATCCGGACATCGAGCGGGTACGCGAGTTCCTCGCGCGCTGCCGCCGCAGCCACATCGAGTACGGCAGGCGCTACCTGGGCTGGGGCGTGTTCGTGCTGCGCCGCCGCTGA
- a CDS encoding LysR family transcriptional regulator, translating to MDLTLLRTFLAAHRAGSMTKAAAELGLSQPGVTAQIRRLERRLGVTLFHRAGRGLTPTAAGDELALRVGPHLDALTAALNEVVTTADSPFTRTVLLGGPPELTAVRVLPSLGELYSRGLRVRVTTGLADDLLAELAGGGLDLVVSTIRPRGRAITGVPIADEEFVLVASPQLAAGLDRDRLAADPAGVLAGLPLVAYSEELPIVRRYWRHVFGRPVPRVPPAVVVADLRAVAAACAAGAGYTALPRYLITDLLAAGRLVLLHEPEDPPINTFYLAWRSSAVPHPAVGAVRAHLKASAAHW from the coding sequence ATCGACCTGACGCTGCTGCGCACCTTCCTCGCCGCGCACCGCGCCGGCTCGATGACCAAGGCCGCTGCCGAGCTGGGCCTGTCCCAGCCCGGGGTGACCGCCCAGATCCGGCGGCTGGAGCGGCGGCTCGGCGTCACCCTGTTCCACCGGGCCGGGCGGGGCCTGACCCCCACCGCCGCGGGCGACGAACTCGCCCTCCGGGTCGGCCCGCACCTCGACGCGCTGACCGCGGCGCTCAACGAGGTGGTGACCACGGCCGACTCGCCGTTCACCCGCACCGTGCTGCTCGGCGGGCCGCCCGAGCTCACCGCGGTCCGGGTGCTGCCGTCGCTCGGCGAGCTGTATTCGCGCGGCCTGCGGGTACGGGTCACCACCGGCCTCGCCGACGACCTGCTGGCCGAGCTGGCGGGCGGCGGCCTCGACCTGGTCGTCTCCACGATCCGGCCCCGCGGCCGGGCGATCACCGGGGTGCCGATCGCCGACGAGGAGTTCGTGCTCGTCGCCTCCCCGCAGCTCGCCGCGGGCCTCGACCGCGACCGGCTCGCCGCCGACCCGGCCGGCGTGCTGGCGGGCCTGCCGCTCGTCGCCTACAGCGAGGAGCTGCCGATCGTGCGCCGCTACTGGCGGCACGTGTTCGGCCGCCCCGTGCCGCGCGTACCGCCCGCGGTCGTCGTCGCCGACCTGCGCGCCGTCGCCGCCGCCTGCGCCGCCGGGGCCGGCTACACCGCGCTCCCCCGCTACCTGATCACCGACCTCCTGGCCGCCGGGCGGCTCGTCCTCCTCCACGAGCCCGAGGACCCGCCGATCAACACCTTCTACCTCGCCTGGCGCTCCTCCGCCGTCCCCCACCCGGCCGTCGGGGCGGTCCGCGCCCACCTGAAGGCGAGCGCCGCCCACTGGTGA
- a CDS encoding type 1 glutamine amidotransferase domain-containing protein: MSNAASRDRALIVLTSHGELGDTGRSTGFYLPEVAHPWKVFAEAGLTVDLVSVKGGEPPMDGHDPSDPVQQRFLEDPEMSAKLKNTPKPSEVDPSRYGIVLYAGGHGVMWDFPGNAELAAIGRQVYEQGGVVAAVCHGPAGLVDLTLSDGSHLVAGKRVAAFTNDEESAVGLTEVVPFLLADKLTERGAVHVPAPNFEANVVVDGRLVTGQNPASATGVAEAAVAALREQAKA; this comes from the coding sequence ATGTCCAACGCCGCCTCGCGTGACCGCGCGCTGATCGTGCTCACCAGCCACGGCGAGCTGGGTGACACCGGGCGGAGCACCGGCTTCTACCTGCCGGAGGTCGCCCACCCGTGGAAGGTGTTCGCCGAGGCCGGGCTGACGGTCGACCTGGTGTCGGTGAAGGGCGGCGAGCCGCCGATGGACGGGCACGACCCGTCCGACCCGGTGCAGCAGAGGTTCCTCGAGGACCCGGAGATGTCGGCCAAGCTGAAGAACACGCCGAAGCCGAGCGAGGTCGACCCATCCCGGTACGGCATCGTGCTCTACGCGGGCGGGCACGGCGTCATGTGGGACTTCCCGGGGAACGCCGAGCTCGCCGCGATCGGCCGCCAGGTGTACGAGCAGGGCGGCGTGGTCGCCGCGGTCTGCCACGGCCCGGCCGGCCTCGTCGACCTCACGCTGAGCGACGGCAGCCACCTGGTCGCGGGCAAGCGGGTGGCCGCGTTCACCAACGACGAGGAGTCGGCGGTCGGCCTCACCGAGGTGGTGCCGTTCCTGCTCGCCGACAAGCTCACCGAGCGCGGCGCCGTCCACGTCCCGGCCCCGAACTTCGAGGCGAACGTGGTCGTCGACGGCCGCCTGGTCACCGGCCAGAACCCGGCCTCCGCGACCGGCGTGGCCGAGGCCGCGGTCGCGGCCCTGCGGGAGCAGGCCAAGGCCTAG
- a CDS encoding MFS transporter, whose product MIYLAVFVDMLGFGIILPLLPFHAEQLGGSGLWVGGVLTAYAAAQFVAGPVLGLLSDRFGRRPVLLAALLGSAVSLALTGLANSLLTLFAARLVAGLCGGAIPVGQAYVVDLTEPRERTKALGMVGASIGMGFVFGPAIGAALSGLGFAGVSFVAGGIALANFLAGLLLLPRQTPARTAEQDGGRAPRNASPAVLVTALRVSSMRPVLIAIFAGTFAFTGMEATYALLGERLYDLGPAGLGIVFTGVGLVMAAVQGGLVGKLSARYGDRRVAVGGTLLMAVGLLALPLGVTWLNYVGLAVLAAGQGLMTTATSALIAEAAGAALGGAFGVGQSSSAAARAISPVAAGAAFDVHLALPYYLGTVLCVAAALLLRRRPAAPAPAPSPAEAVKDDQAVS is encoded by the coding sequence GTGATCTACCTGGCCGTCTTCGTCGACATGCTCGGGTTCGGCATCATCCTGCCGCTGCTGCCGTTCCACGCCGAGCAGCTTGGCGGCTCCGGGCTGTGGGTGGGCGGCGTGCTCACCGCGTACGCGGCGGCGCAGTTCGTCGCCGGGCCGGTGCTGGGGCTGCTGTCCGACCGGTTCGGGCGGCGGCCGGTGCTGCTGGCCGCCCTCCTCGGGTCGGCGGTCTCCCTCGCGCTGACCGGCCTCGCGAACTCCCTGCTCACGCTGTTCGCCGCCCGGCTGGTGGCCGGGCTGTGCGGCGGCGCGATCCCGGTCGGCCAGGCGTACGTCGTGGACCTCACCGAGCCGCGGGAACGCACCAAGGCGCTCGGCATGGTCGGCGCCTCGATCGGCATGGGCTTCGTGTTCGGGCCCGCCATCGGCGCGGCGCTGTCCGGTCTCGGGTTCGCCGGGGTGAGCTTCGTCGCGGGCGGCATCGCCCTCGCCAACTTCCTCGCCGGGCTCCTGCTGCTGCCCCGGCAGACCCCGGCTCGTACGGCGGAGCAGGACGGCGGGCGCGCTCCCCGCAACGCCTCGCCCGCCGTGCTCGTCACCGCGCTGCGCGTGTCGTCCATGCGGCCCGTCCTCATCGCGATCTTCGCCGGGACGTTCGCGTTCACCGGCATGGAGGCCACGTACGCGCTGCTCGGGGAGCGCCTGTACGACCTCGGCCCGGCCGGGCTCGGCATCGTCTTCACCGGCGTCGGCCTGGTCATGGCCGCGGTGCAGGGCGGCCTCGTGGGCAAGCTCTCCGCCCGGTACGGCGACCGCCGCGTCGCCGTCGGCGGCACTCTGCTCATGGCCGTCGGCCTGCTCGCCCTCCCGCTCGGCGTGACCTGGCTGAACTACGTCGGCCTCGCCGTACTGGCCGCCGGTCAGGGCCTGATGACCACGGCCACCTCCGCCCTCATCGCCGAGGCGGCCGGCGCGGCCCTCGGCGGCGCCTTCGGCGTCGGCCAGTCCTCCTCCGCCGCGGCCCGCGCCATCAGCCCTGTGGCCGCCGGCGCCGCCTTCGACGTCCACCTCGCCCTGCCGTACTACCTCGGCACCGTCCTCTGCGTCGCCGCCGCCCTCCTGCTGCGCCGCCGCCCCGCGGCCCCGGCCCCCGCCCCGAGCCCGGCCGAGGCCGTCAAGGACGATCAGGCGGTGTCCTGA